The following proteins are co-located in the Pseudarthrobacter siccitolerans genome:
- a CDS encoding FdhF/YdeP family oxidoreductase: MKFGKQPAPVADINEDDLSVHKPKTEAAGVKAVMVALERAVAQAGVTRTAQSLLRLNQRGGFDCPGCAWPESDKKRKAAEFCENGAKAVAEENTLRTVGAEFWAKHSIAELSTKTEYWLGNQGRLSEPVVIRAGETHYSPISWADAFELIGEHVRATTADRCVFYTSGRTANETAFMYQLFARALGTNNLPDCSNMCHESSGSALNPTIGIGKGTVSLDDIHDAELIFVVGQNPGTNHPRMLSALKECKDKGGKVVAVNPLPEAGLFNFKDPQTVSGVVGGGTPLADEYLQIKVGGDLALFQALGHLLLEAEEQNPGTVVDRSFVEAQTDGFEAYRQARARLDWAETEKATGLTRAQIETVAGMLIKSKASIFCWALGVTQQPHSVDTIKEMVNVLLLQGNFGKPGAGACPVRGHSNVQGDRTMGIWEKPKEWLLEALDNEFGIQSPRHHGYDAVEAMEAFERDEVDVFVSMGGNFSLACSDTETLEAGMQRIGLTVHISTKPNRSHIVHGRTSLILPTLGRTDKDDKHPKGAQFLSVEDSMSVVHSTQGRLTPVSEHLLAEPVIVARMAEATFGPDHSVDWKAMAEDYDVIRNHIERVLPGFEDFNARVRTKNGFVLPNPPRDTRSFKTDIGRGRFTVSPLEYLTPPDGHLVLQTIRSHDQYNTTFYGLDDRYRGISGGRRVILIHPEDLAELGFEDRDLVDVVSTFRGHDRTADRFRLVAYPTAKGCAAAYFPEANALVHKENVARESNTPGFKAMFVRFTPHVAETADAVAAEELEPAAVS; encoded by the coding sequence ATGAAGTTCGGTAAGCAGCCCGCACCTGTCGCGGACATCAACGAGGACGATCTTTCCGTCCACAAGCCCAAAACCGAGGCGGCCGGTGTTAAGGCTGTGATGGTGGCGCTGGAACGCGCGGTGGCCCAGGCCGGGGTGACCAGGACCGCGCAGTCGTTGCTGCGCCTGAACCAGCGGGGCGGGTTCGACTGCCCGGGCTGCGCCTGGCCGGAGTCGGACAAGAAGCGGAAGGCGGCCGAGTTCTGCGAGAACGGTGCCAAGGCTGTGGCGGAGGAGAACACCCTCCGCACCGTTGGCGCTGAGTTCTGGGCCAAGCACTCGATCGCTGAACTTTCCACGAAGACCGAGTACTGGCTGGGCAACCAGGGCCGCCTCAGTGAACCGGTGGTGATCCGGGCGGGTGAAACGCACTATTCGCCGATCTCCTGGGCGGACGCGTTTGAGCTGATCGGTGAACATGTCCGGGCAACAACGGCTGACCGGTGCGTTTTCTACACTTCAGGCCGGACCGCGAACGAGACAGCGTTTATGTACCAGCTGTTCGCCCGGGCCCTGGGCACCAACAATTTGCCGGACTGCTCCAACATGTGCCACGAGTCCTCCGGTTCGGCGCTGAACCCCACTATCGGCATTGGTAAAGGCACCGTGTCTTTGGATGACATCCACGACGCGGAGCTGATCTTTGTGGTGGGGCAGAACCCCGGCACCAACCATCCCCGCATGCTGTCCGCCCTGAAGGAATGCAAGGACAAGGGCGGCAAGGTGGTGGCAGTCAACCCACTGCCTGAGGCGGGCCTGTTCAACTTCAAGGACCCGCAGACCGTCTCCGGGGTGGTGGGCGGCGGCACCCCGCTGGCTGACGAATACCTGCAGATCAAGGTGGGCGGGGACCTGGCCCTGTTCCAGGCGCTGGGCCACCTGCTTCTGGAAGCCGAGGAGCAGAACCCGGGGACCGTCGTCGACCGTTCCTTTGTGGAGGCGCAGACGGACGGGTTCGAGGCCTACCGCCAGGCCCGCGCCAGGCTGGACTGGGCCGAGACGGAAAAGGCTACCGGCCTCACCCGGGCCCAGATCGAGACTGTTGCCGGGATGCTGATCAAGTCAAAGGCGTCCATCTTCTGTTGGGCCTTGGGCGTGACGCAGCAGCCGCACTCGGTGGACACCATCAAGGAAATGGTCAACGTCCTGCTGCTGCAGGGCAACTTCGGCAAGCCCGGCGCGGGCGCGTGCCCGGTCCGCGGGCACTCCAACGTCCAGGGCGACCGGACGATGGGCATCTGGGAAAAACCCAAGGAATGGCTGCTCGAAGCGCTGGACAACGAGTTCGGGATCCAGTCCCCGCGGCACCACGGCTACGACGCCGTCGAAGCCATGGAAGCGTTCGAACGCGACGAAGTGGACGTCTTTGTGTCCATGGGTGGCAACTTCTCCCTCGCCTGCTCGGACACCGAAACCCTCGAAGCCGGGATGCAGCGGATCGGCCTGACCGTCCACATCTCCACTAAACCCAACCGCTCCCACATCGTCCACGGCCGCACCTCGCTGATCCTGCCCACCCTGGGCCGGACGGACAAGGACGACAAGCACCCCAAGGGCGCCCAGTTCCTGTCCGTAGAGGACTCCATGTCCGTGGTGCACTCCACGCAGGGCAGGCTCACGCCGGTCTCCGAGCACCTGCTCGCGGAGCCCGTGATCGTGGCGCGGATGGCTGAGGCGACGTTCGGCCCGGACCACTCAGTGGACTGGAAAGCCATGGCCGAGGACTACGACGTGATCCGCAACCACATCGAACGCGTCCTCCCCGGCTTCGAAGACTTCAACGCCCGGGTCCGGACCAAAAACGGGTTCGTGCTGCCCAACCCGCCGCGCGACACCCGGTCATTCAAAACGGATATTGGCCGCGGCCGCTTCACAGTCAGCCCCCTTGAGTATCTGACGCCGCCGGACGGGCACCTGGTGCTCCAGACCATCCGCAGCCACGACCAGTACAACACCACGTTCTACGGCCTGGATGACCGGTACCGCGGCATCTCCGGCGGCCGCCGGGTGATCCTCATCCACCCTGAAGACCTGGCCGAGCTCGGATTCGAAGACCGCGATCTCGTGGACGTGGTCAGCACCTTCCGCGGGCACGACCGGACGGCGGACAGGTTCCGCCTGGTGGCCTACCCCACCGCGAAGGGCTGCGCCGCCGCATACTTCCCCGAAGCCAACGCCCTGGTCCACAAGGAAAACGTGGCGCGGGAGTCCAACACCCCGGGCTTCAAGGCCATGTTCGTCAGGTTCACGCCACACGTGGCGGAAACCGCTGATGCGGTGGCTGCGGAGGAGCTGGAGCCGGCCGCAGTGAGCTGA
- a CDS encoding GcvT family protein — protein MSASPRVVIIGAGIVGTNLADELATRGWTNITVVEQGPLELAGGSTSHAPGLVFQNNPSRTMTEFATYTINKLLALSKDGQSCFNQVGGLELATTPERLADLTRKMGVMTSWGVESRIVDADECEKIYPLLNTGKLTGGREVLGGLLIPTDGLALAARAVQLLIERSSERGVTFLGSTTVTGIAQEDGKVTGVETDNGLIPADIVVSCAGFWGRELGKMVGLEVPLLPLGHQYAVSTPLPELEGVNELPKGASKPILRYQDKDLYYREWGDRIGIGSYAHRPMPVDMSALPKVSAEEMSDHRMPSRLDFTLEDFLPAWEDSQDLLPALRNSAIEDGFNGIFSFTPDGGPLMGEAPDLEGLFVAEAVWVTHSAGVAKAMAELLVEGRSRTDLHGCELTRFEKVQTSDAYVSETSQQNFVEIYDVMHPLQPRESPRDLRVSPFNVRQKELGAFFLESAGWERPHWFEANRGLLEQLPEEWQTPERDDWSAMFSSPISAAEAWKTRTAVGLFDMTPLKRLSVVGPGAEALLHRLSTGNIAKKPGAVTYCLLLEHDGGIRSDVTVARLAEEDFQLGVNSNVDFDYLRVEARKQSAADPSQWVHVSDITGSTCCIGLWGPLAREVIGKVSSDDLTNDGLKYFRTKEISVGGIPVTAMRLSYVGELGWELYTTAEYGLKLWDLLFEAGREHGIIAAGRGAFNSMRLEKGYRLWGTDMTSEHHPYESGLGFSVAKDKTGFVGAEALAARKEQPATRALRCLTVDDGTSLVLGKEPVYVNGSAAGYVTSAAYGYSVRKPIAYAWLPASVTEGDSVEVEYFGKRIAATVTPEPLFDPGMERLRG, from the coding sequence ATGAGCGCATCACCACGCGTTGTCATTATCGGCGCCGGCATTGTCGGAACGAACCTTGCCGACGAACTCGCCACCCGCGGCTGGACCAACATCACGGTGGTGGAACAGGGCCCGCTGGAACTTGCCGGCGGCTCCACGTCGCACGCGCCGGGCCTGGTGTTCCAGAACAACCCGTCACGGACCATGACCGAATTCGCCACCTACACGATTAACAAGCTGCTGGCACTGAGCAAGGACGGCCAGTCCTGCTTCAACCAGGTGGGCGGCCTGGAACTGGCAACCACCCCCGAGCGCCTGGCCGACCTCACGCGCAAGATGGGCGTGATGACCTCCTGGGGCGTCGAAAGCCGGATCGTCGATGCCGACGAATGCGAAAAGATCTACCCCCTCCTGAACACCGGCAAGCTCACCGGCGGCCGCGAAGTCCTGGGCGGCCTGCTCATCCCCACCGACGGCCTGGCCCTGGCCGCCCGCGCCGTGCAGCTGCTGATCGAGCGCTCCAGCGAGCGTGGCGTAACCTTCCTCGGCTCTACTACGGTGACCGGCATCGCCCAGGAGGACGGCAAGGTGACCGGCGTCGAAACCGATAACGGGCTGATCCCGGCGGACATCGTGGTGTCATGCGCAGGTTTCTGGGGCCGTGAACTCGGCAAGATGGTGGGCCTGGAAGTCCCGCTGCTGCCGCTGGGCCACCAGTACGCCGTCAGCACCCCGTTGCCCGAACTCGAGGGCGTCAACGAGCTTCCCAAGGGTGCGAGCAAGCCCATCCTGCGCTACCAGGACAAGGACCTGTACTACCGCGAATGGGGCGACCGCATCGGTATCGGAAGCTACGCCCACCGTCCCATGCCGGTGGATATGTCCGCCCTGCCAAAGGTTTCCGCAGAGGAAATGTCGGACCACCGCATGCCCTCCCGGCTGGATTTCACCCTGGAAGACTTCCTGCCCGCTTGGGAGGACAGCCAGGACCTGCTGCCGGCGCTGCGCAACTCCGCGATCGAGGACGGGTTCAACGGCATTTTCTCCTTCACCCCCGACGGCGGCCCGCTCATGGGCGAGGCGCCCGACCTCGAAGGCCTGTTCGTGGCCGAAGCCGTCTGGGTCACGCACTCAGCCGGCGTGGCCAAGGCAATGGCGGAGCTGCTGGTGGAAGGCCGGTCCCGCACTGACCTGCACGGCTGCGAGCTGACCCGTTTCGAGAAGGTACAGACGTCCGACGCGTACGTCAGCGAGACGTCCCAGCAGAACTTCGTGGAAATTTACGACGTCATGCACCCGCTGCAGCCCAGGGAATCCCCGCGGGACCTGCGCGTCAGCCCGTTCAACGTCCGGCAGAAGGAGCTGGGGGCGTTCTTCCTGGAGTCCGCCGGCTGGGAGCGGCCGCACTGGTTCGAGGCCAACCGCGGCCTGCTTGAGCAGCTGCCGGAGGAATGGCAGACGCCGGAGCGTGACGACTGGTCAGCCATGTTCTCGTCCCCCATATCGGCGGCCGAGGCGTGGAAGACGCGTACCGCCGTCGGACTTTTCGACATGACGCCGCTGAAGCGGCTCTCCGTGGTGGGCCCGGGCGCGGAGGCGCTGCTGCACCGGCTCAGCACGGGCAACATTGCCAAGAAGCCGGGTGCCGTGACGTACTGCCTGCTGCTGGAGCACGACGGCGGCATCCGCAGTGATGTGACTGTCGCACGGCTGGCGGAGGAAGACTTCCAGCTGGGCGTCAACAGCAACGTGGACTTCGATTACCTGCGGGTGGAGGCGCGGAAGCAGTCCGCCGCCGATCCCTCCCAGTGGGTGCATGTCTCGGACATCACCGGCAGCACTTGCTGCATCGGGCTGTGGGGGCCGCTGGCCCGCGAGGTGATCGGCAAGGTCAGCTCCGACGACCTGACCAACGACGGCCTGAAGTACTTCCGGACCAAGGAAATCTCCGTGGGCGGCATCCCGGTCACGGCCATGCGGCTGTCCTACGTGGGTGAACTCGGCTGGGAGCTCTACACCACCGCCGAGTACGGGCTGAAGCTGTGGGACCTGTTGTTCGAGGCAGGCCGGGAGCACGGCATCATCGCCGCCGGCCGTGGCGCGTTCAACAGCATGCGCCTTGAGAAGGGCTACCGGCTGTGGGGCACAGACATGACGTCGGAGCACCACCCGTACGAGTCCGGCCTGGGCTTCTCCGTGGCCAAGGACAAGACGGGCTTCGTGGGTGCTGAGGCCCTGGCGGCCCGCAAGGAGCAGCCGGCCACGCGTGCGCTGCGGTGCCTGACGGTCGACGACGGCACGTCCCTCGTGCTGGGCAAGGAACCGGTGTACGTGAACGGCTCAGCCGCCGGGTACGTTACGAGCGCTGCCTACGGCTACTCGGTGCGCAAGCCGATCGCCTACGCCTGGCTGCCGGCTTCGGTGACCGAGGGCGACTCGGTTGAGGTGGAGTACTTCGGGAAGCGCATCGCCGCCACCGTCACGCCTGAACCCCTCTTCGACCCGGGCATGGAGCGCCTCCGCGGCTAG
- a CDS encoding S-(hydroxymethyl)mycothiol dehydrogenase, with amino-acid sequence MVHKVQAVIAREKNAPVSLETILVPDPGPGEALVDILTCGVCHTDLHYKQGGIGDDFPYLLGHEATGVVSAVGPGVTEVAPGDRVILNWRAVCGQCRACAKGQPQYCFNTANATQKMTLEDGTELSPALGIGAFAEKTLVAAGQCTKVDPEVDAAAVGLLGCGIMAGIGAAINTGEVKRGESVAVIGCGGVGIAAIAGAKLAGATTIIAVDIDENKIEMAKSLGATHGVNSRQEDAVEAIRALTGGNGADVVIDAVGRPETYKQAFYARDLAGRVVLVGVPTPDMTLELPLLDVFGRGGSLKSSWYGDCLPSRDFPMLVQHYKQGNLDLEAFVSERISIEQVEEAFEKMHEGKVLRSVVELHAAGATA; translated from the coding sequence ATGGTGCATAAAGTTCAAGCAGTCATTGCCAGGGAGAAGAATGCCCCGGTGTCGTTGGAGACCATCCTGGTGCCGGATCCCGGCCCCGGTGAGGCGCTGGTGGACATCCTGACCTGCGGCGTTTGCCACACCGATCTGCACTACAAGCAGGGCGGCATCGGCGATGACTTCCCGTACCTGCTTGGCCACGAGGCCACCGGAGTGGTCAGTGCCGTGGGCCCCGGCGTCACGGAAGTAGCCCCGGGTGACCGGGTGATCCTGAACTGGCGTGCCGTGTGCGGGCAGTGCCGGGCGTGCGCGAAGGGCCAGCCGCAATACTGTTTCAACACCGCCAACGCCACCCAGAAGATGACCCTGGAGGACGGCACTGAGCTCTCGCCTGCCCTGGGCATCGGCGCCTTCGCCGAAAAGACCCTGGTGGCCGCAGGACAGTGCACCAAGGTCGACCCTGAAGTGGACGCAGCCGCCGTCGGGCTGCTGGGTTGCGGCATAATGGCCGGCATCGGTGCCGCCATCAACACCGGTGAGGTCAAGCGTGGCGAGTCGGTGGCCGTGATCGGCTGCGGCGGTGTGGGCATCGCCGCGATCGCCGGTGCGAAGCTTGCCGGCGCGACGACGATCATCGCCGTGGACATCGACGAGAACAAGATCGAGATGGCAAAGTCCCTCGGCGCCACCCATGGCGTGAACTCCCGGCAGGAAGACGCTGTCGAGGCAATCCGCGCCCTCACCGGAGGCAACGGGGCGGATGTGGTGATTGACGCCGTCGGACGTCCCGAAACCTACAAGCAGGCCTTCTACGCCCGCGACCTCGCCGGCCGCGTGGTCCTGGTAGGCGTCCCGACGCCGGACATGACGCTGGAACTGCCCCTGCTGGACGTCTTCGGCCGCGGCGGGTCGCTGAAGTCCTCCTGGTACGGCGACTGCCTGCCGTCCCGCGACTTCCCCATGCTTGTCCAGCACTACAAGCAGGGCAACCTGGACCTGGAGGCCTTTGTCTCGGAGCGCATCAGCATCGAGCAGGTGGAGGAAGCTTTCGAGAAGATGCACGAGGGCAAGGTCCTCCGCTCGGTTGTTGAACTGCACGCAGCGGGAGCTACCGCATGA
- the purU gene encoding formyltetrahydrofolate deformylase — MTAVLEGRPTGNVTVEAGDVAGVRGTDTAQYVLTLACPERPGIVRAITAFLADRGFDIVEHQQFDDHISGKLYLRTAFTPGDKEVSAEGLSAEFAAVADEFGMEFAIHDGRPQRLLVMVSKFGHCLNDLIFRWRAGSLGAEIAVVVSNHEDLRSMAEAAGLPFIHVPVTAATKPEAEARLLELVEEYNADLVVLARYMQVLSNDLCASLRGRAINIHHSFLPGFKGAKPYHQAYDRGVKLIGATAHYVTADLDEGPIIEQEVFRVDHSLDPNALVTVGRDAESQALSRAVKWHSQHRVLLNNTRTVVFR; from the coding sequence ATGACCGCAGTCCTCGAAGGCCGCCCCACCGGTAACGTGACGGTGGAGGCCGGCGACGTTGCCGGCGTCCGCGGTACCGACACCGCACAGTACGTCCTTACGCTTGCGTGCCCGGAGCGCCCCGGAATCGTCCGGGCCATCACCGCATTCCTCGCTGACCGCGGCTTCGACATTGTTGAACACCAGCAGTTCGATGACCACATCAGCGGCAAGCTCTACCTGCGCACGGCCTTCACTCCGGGAGACAAGGAAGTTTCCGCGGAAGGCCTCAGCGCGGAGTTCGCCGCCGTCGCCGATGAGTTCGGCATGGAATTCGCCATCCACGACGGCCGCCCCCAGCGCCTGCTGGTGATGGTTTCAAAGTTCGGCCACTGCCTCAACGACCTCATTTTCCGCTGGCGCGCCGGCAGCCTGGGTGCGGAGATCGCCGTCGTGGTGTCCAACCACGAGGACCTTCGCTCCATGGCGGAGGCCGCGGGGCTGCCCTTCATCCACGTCCCGGTAACGGCCGCTACCAAGCCCGAAGCTGAAGCGCGCCTGCTGGAACTGGTGGAGGAGTACAACGCCGACCTCGTGGTCCTGGCCCGCTACATGCAGGTCCTGTCCAATGACCTATGCGCCAGCCTCCGCGGCCGGGCCATCAACATCCACCATTCGTTCCTGCCAGGCTTCAAGGGTGCCAAGCCGTACCACCAGGCCTATGACCGCGGCGTGAAGCTCATCGGAGCCACGGCGCACTACGTCACCGCAGACCTGGACGAAGGCCCGATCATCGAGCAGGAAGTGTTCCGGGTGGACCACAGCCTGGACCCGAACGCACTGGTCACGGTAGGCAGGGACGCCGAATCCCAGGCGCTGTCCCGGGCAGTCAAGTGGCACTCCCAGCACCGGGTGCTGCTCAACAACACCCGCACCGTCGTCTTCCGCTAA
- a CDS encoding MBL fold metallo-hydrolase produces the protein MSVRIENLVTSGTFSLDGGTWDVDNNVWIVGNDEECVIIDSPHDATAIIRQVGSRKVLAILLTHAHNDHIGAAREVSNAVGAPIYLNPEDLVLWEQVYPDAKPDHELHDGDVFEVAGATLKAIHTPGHSPGSTCFYLESEGTVFTGDTLFNGGPGATGRSYSDYPTILTSIRGRLLTLPAETVVRTGHGDDTTIAAEQETLAKVSQ, from the coding sequence ATGAGTGTCCGGATCGAAAACCTGGTCACCTCGGGGACGTTTTCGCTCGACGGCGGCACCTGGGACGTGGACAACAACGTCTGGATCGTGGGCAATGACGAGGAGTGCGTGATCATCGACTCCCCGCATGACGCCACCGCGATCATCCGGCAGGTCGGTAGCCGGAAGGTCCTCGCCATCCTGCTGACCCACGCGCACAACGACCACATCGGCGCCGCACGCGAGGTCTCGAACGCCGTCGGCGCACCGATCTACCTGAACCCGGAAGACCTTGTCCTCTGGGAGCAGGTCTACCCGGATGCAAAGCCGGACCATGAACTGCACGACGGCGACGTCTTTGAGGTGGCCGGGGCGACACTCAAGGCCATCCATACACCGGGCCACTCCCCCGGCTCCACGTGCTTCTACCTCGAGAGCGAAGGAACGGTGTTCACCGGGGACACGCTCTTCAACGGCGGGCCGGGTGCGACGGGGCGTTCCTACAGCGACTACCCCACCATCCTCACCTCTATTCGCGGACGGCTGCTGACGCTCCCGGCCGAAACGGTGGTCCGCACCGGCCACGGCGACGACACCACCATCGCCGCGGAGCAGGAAACCCTGGCGAAGGTTTCGCAGTAG